One Acropora palmata chromosome 2, jaAcrPala1.3, whole genome shotgun sequence genomic window carries:
- the LOC141874594 gene encoding carbonic anhydrase 2-like isoform X1 — MRFFLSVLTRHRQNTHYRTWSILKTSTGCRKLRQRSFLSKHEFKDMRLLLLLSVFGMAASLEIIPFDEKFKYGETKGDFLGPSEWGRRWPQCDGRRQSPINIRTRRAINRRYRPLLMTFDTWRGLVTGTLKNTRHYPMLEIDEGRGAKLRGGPLRGTYTLKQFHFHFGCANSRGSEHTRNGRRFSGELHLVFKKTTARGDEFAVVALWVLHLEQEAGC; from the exons ATGCGTTTTTTTCTATCTGTATTAACTCGACATCGACAAAATACGCACTACCGgacatggagtattttgaaaacctcgACCGGTTGCCGGAAATTGAGACAGCGTTCCTTTTTATCCAAACATGAATTTAAG GATATGAGattgctgctgttgttgagTGTTTTTGGCATGGCCGCAAGTTTGGAAA TAATCCCTTTCGACGAGAAGTTTAAGTACGGAGAAACCAAGGGAGATT TCCTGGGCCCAAGTGAATGGGGCAGGAGATGGCCGCAGTGTGATGGCAGGCGCCAGTCACCGATCAACATCCGTACAAGGAGAGCAATAAACCGACGGTACAGGCCTTTATTAATGACATTTGACACCTGGAGAGGGCTGGTAACTGGGACCCTTAAGAACACTCGTCATTATCCCATGCTTGAGATTGACGAGGGAAGAGGAGCCAAGCTAAGAGGGGGTCCCTTACGAGGGACTTACACTCTGAAGCagttccattttcattttggttgtGCGAACAGCCGAGGATCAGAGCATACACGCAATGGGAGACGGTTCTCCGGAGAG ttGCATTTGGTGTTTAAAAAGACTACAGCCCGGGGAGATGAGTTTGCAGTTGTTGCTCTCTGGGT GCTCCATCTCGAACAGGAAGCAGGGTGTTAG
- the LOC141874594 gene encoding carbonic anhydrase 2-like isoform X2 — translation MRLLLLLSVFGMAASLEIIPFDEKFKYGETKGDFLGPSEWGRRWPQCDGRRQSPINIRTRRAINRRYRPLLMTFDTWRGLVTGTLKNTRHYPMLEIDEGRGAKLRGGPLRGTYTLKQFHFHFGCANSRGSEHTRNGRRFSGELHLVFKKTTARGDEFAVVALWVLHLEQEAGC, via the exons ATGAGattgctgctgttgttgagTGTTTTTGGCATGGCCGCAAGTTTGGAAA TAATCCCTTTCGACGAGAAGTTTAAGTACGGAGAAACCAAGGGAGATT TCCTGGGCCCAAGTGAATGGGGCAGGAGATGGCCGCAGTGTGATGGCAGGCGCCAGTCACCGATCAACATCCGTACAAGGAGAGCAATAAACCGACGGTACAGGCCTTTATTAATGACATTTGACACCTGGAGAGGGCTGGTAACTGGGACCCTTAAGAACACTCGTCATTATCCCATGCTTGAGATTGACGAGGGAAGAGGAGCCAAGCTAAGAGGGGGTCCCTTACGAGGGACTTACACTCTGAAGCagttccattttcattttggttgtGCGAACAGCCGAGGATCAGAGCATACACGCAATGGGAGACGGTTCTCCGGAGAG ttGCATTTGGTGTTTAAAAAGACTACAGCCCGGGGAGATGAGTTTGCAGTTGTTGCTCTCTGGGT GCTCCATCTCGAACAGGAAGCAGGGTGTTAG
- the LOC141874045 gene encoding uncharacterized protein LOC141874045 isoform X1, producing the protein MIEELLRKFSRENFDDANYVPLLHGHSETAKPLSLIIKRKRPIWKRPFAKDEMTFLAGLERYVSSDCEKEFQDAIKLKMKVEQVIEKVKTAPVDSHNSEIDIGVGVGAMADIKLIADDNLGDLLLGKVRQEYILDPDLRGLLSIAVLDADRMIAYQDHELLLITSVVYSEKFEVVGERGRMRQLESAVNPPSELPEIFKSKIHAKYRATLTPPGVAKRNLWGPILFKYCPVKYSQKTKKLEIMKGKFVGKCKPTRHMTVDQELQDDFDSDYEDNKIDDVDDENGQIPDVVVADDIFLDDFTDKDNENIERIYKNVLMTTKGRAQQKALVKKYLGWFENLLADDKMKIILKEPLTSNDCTFLRGLFVAALPGQDTLDFTKVKRAEIHGCGFILKLLDELSDEEWKELGMQSG; encoded by the exons ATGATTGAAGAACTACTCCGCAAGTTTTCCCGAGAGAACTTCGACGATGCTAACTACGTGCCACTTTTGCATGGACACTCAGAGACAGCAAAACCTTTGTCCCTGAtaataaaacgaaaaagaCCAATATGGAAACGTCCCTTCGCAAAAGATGAAATGACATTTCTCGCTGGCCTGGAAAGATATGTTTCCAGTGATTGTGAAAAAGAGTTTCAGGATGCCATTAAATTAAAGATGAAGGTAGAGCAAGTGATAGAGAAGGTTAAAACTGCTCCAGTGGACAG TCATAACAGCGAAATAGATATCGGTGTTGGTGTTGGGGCCATGGCAGACATAAAACTGATTGCTGATGACAACCTGGGGGACCTTCTACTTGGCAAAGTTCGCCAGGAATATATATTAGATCCAGACCTTCGTGGATTACTTTCTATCGCAGTCCTGGACGCTGACAGGATGATTGCTTATCAAGATCATGAACTGCTTCTCATAACTTCTGTAGTTTACAGTGAAAAATTTGAGGTTGTGGGTGAAAGAGGTCGAATG CGGCAATTAGAAAGTGCTGTTAATCCTCCATCGGAACTCCCAGAGattttcaaatccaaaatccaCGCTAAATACAGAGCAACGTTAACACCTCCGGGGGTAGCAAAAAGGAACTTGTGGGGACCAATTCTTTTCAAGTATTGTCCTGTTAAGTAcagtcaaaaaacaaaaaaactggaGATCATGAAGGGAAAGTTTGTCGGCAAGTGTAAACCAACGCGACATATGACTGTCGATCAGGAATTGCAAGATGACTTTGATTCTGATTACGAagacaataaaattgatgatgTCGATGACGAGAATGGACAGATTCCAGATGTTGTGGTTGCAGACGACATTTTTCTAG ATGATTTCACAGACAAGGACAACGAGAATATTGAGCGTATATACAAGAACGTGTTGATGACAACGAAGGGCCGAGCACAACAAAAAGCGCTGGTCAAAAAGTATCTAGGATGG tTTGAAAACTTGTTGGCTGACGATAAGATGAAGATTATACTGAAAGAACCACTGACCAGCAACGATTGCACATTTCTGCGTGGCTTGTTTGTAGCTGCATTGCCAGGTCAAGACACGCTTGATTTCACAAAAGTGAAGAGAGCCGAAATTCATGGATGtggatttattttgaaattacttgaTG AATTGTCTGACGAGGAATGGAAGGAGCTTGGGATGCAGAGCGGCTGA
- the LOC141874045 gene encoding uncharacterized protein LOC141874045 isoform X3, which produces MADIKLIADDNLGDLLLGKVRQEYILDPDLRGLLSIAVLDADRMIAYQDHELLLITSVVYSEKFEVVGERGRMRQLESAVNPPSELPEIFKSKIHAKYRATLTPPGVAKRNLWGPILFKYCPVKYSQKTKKLEIMKGKFVGKCKPTRHMTVDQELQDDFDSDYEDNKIDDVDDENGQIPDVVVADDIFLDDFTDKDNENIERIYKNVLMTTKGRAQQKALVKKYLGWFENLLADDKMKIILKEPLTSNDCTFLRGLFVAALPGQDTLDFTKVKRAEIHGCGFILKLLDELSDEEWKELGMQSG; this is translated from the exons ATGGCAGACATAAAACTGATTGCTGATGACAACCTGGGGGACCTTCTACTTGGCAAAGTTCGCCAGGAATATATATTAGATCCAGACCTTCGTGGATTACTTTCTATCGCAGTCCTGGACGCTGACAGGATGATTGCTTATCAAGATCATGAACTGCTTCTCATAACTTCTGTAGTTTACAGTGAAAAATTTGAGGTTGTGGGTGAAAGAGGTCGAATG CGGCAATTAGAAAGTGCTGTTAATCCTCCATCGGAACTCCCAGAGattttcaaatccaaaatccaCGCTAAATACAGAGCAACGTTAACACCTCCGGGGGTAGCAAAAAGGAACTTGTGGGGACCAATTCTTTTCAAGTATTGTCCTGTTAAGTAcagtcaaaaaacaaaaaaactggaGATCATGAAGGGAAAGTTTGTCGGCAAGTGTAAACCAACGCGACATATGACTGTCGATCAGGAATTGCAAGATGACTTTGATTCTGATTACGAagacaataaaattgatgatgTCGATGACGAGAATGGACAGATTCCAGATGTTGTGGTTGCAGACGACATTTTTCTAG ATGATTTCACAGACAAGGACAACGAGAATATTGAGCGTATATACAAGAACGTGTTGATGACAACGAAGGGCCGAGCACAACAAAAAGCGCTGGTCAAAAAGTATCTAGGATGG tTTGAAAACTTGTTGGCTGACGATAAGATGAAGATTATACTGAAAGAACCACTGACCAGCAACGATTGCACATTTCTGCGTGGCTTGTTTGTAGCTGCATTGCCAGGTCAAGACACGCTTGATTTCACAAAAGTGAAGAGAGCCGAAATTCATGGATGtggatttattttgaaattacttgaTG AATTGTCTGACGAGGAATGGAAGGAGCTTGGGATGCAGAGCGGCTGA
- the LOC141874045 gene encoding uncharacterized protein LOC141874045 isoform X2: MIEELLRKFSRENFDDANYVPLLHGHSETAKPLSLIIKRKRPIWKRPFAKDEMTFLAGLERYVSSDCEKEFQDAIKLKMKVEQVIEKVKTAPVDSEIDIGVGVGAMADIKLIADDNLGDLLLGKVRQEYILDPDLRGLLSIAVLDADRMIAYQDHELLLITSVVYSEKFEVVGERGRMRQLESAVNPPSELPEIFKSKIHAKYRATLTPPGVAKRNLWGPILFKYCPVKYSQKTKKLEIMKGKFVGKCKPTRHMTVDQELQDDFDSDYEDNKIDDVDDENGQIPDVVVADDIFLDDFTDKDNENIERIYKNVLMTTKGRAQQKALVKKYLGWFENLLADDKMKIILKEPLTSNDCTFLRGLFVAALPGQDTLDFTKVKRAEIHGCGFILKLLDELSDEEWKELGMQSG; this comes from the exons ATGATTGAAGAACTACTCCGCAAGTTTTCCCGAGAGAACTTCGACGATGCTAACTACGTGCCACTTTTGCATGGACACTCAGAGACAGCAAAACCTTTGTCCCTGAtaataaaacgaaaaagaCCAATATGGAAACGTCCCTTCGCAAAAGATGAAATGACATTTCTCGCTGGCCTGGAAAGATATGTTTCCAGTGATTGTGAAAAAGAGTTTCAGGATGCCATTAAATTAAAGATGAAGGTAGAGCAAGTGATAGAGAAGGTTAAAACTGCTCCAGTGGACAG CGAAATAGATATCGGTGTTGGTGTTGGGGCCATGGCAGACATAAAACTGATTGCTGATGACAACCTGGGGGACCTTCTACTTGGCAAAGTTCGCCAGGAATATATATTAGATCCAGACCTTCGTGGATTACTTTCTATCGCAGTCCTGGACGCTGACAGGATGATTGCTTATCAAGATCATGAACTGCTTCTCATAACTTCTGTAGTTTACAGTGAAAAATTTGAGGTTGTGGGTGAAAGAGGTCGAATG CGGCAATTAGAAAGTGCTGTTAATCCTCCATCGGAACTCCCAGAGattttcaaatccaaaatccaCGCTAAATACAGAGCAACGTTAACACCTCCGGGGGTAGCAAAAAGGAACTTGTGGGGACCAATTCTTTTCAAGTATTGTCCTGTTAAGTAcagtcaaaaaacaaaaaaactggaGATCATGAAGGGAAAGTTTGTCGGCAAGTGTAAACCAACGCGACATATGACTGTCGATCAGGAATTGCAAGATGACTTTGATTCTGATTACGAagacaataaaattgatgatgTCGATGACGAGAATGGACAGATTCCAGATGTTGTGGTTGCAGACGACATTTTTCTAG ATGATTTCACAGACAAGGACAACGAGAATATTGAGCGTATATACAAGAACGTGTTGATGACAACGAAGGGCCGAGCACAACAAAAAGCGCTGGTCAAAAAGTATCTAGGATGG tTTGAAAACTTGTTGGCTGACGATAAGATGAAGATTATACTGAAAGAACCACTGACCAGCAACGATTGCACATTTCTGCGTGGCTTGTTTGTAGCTGCATTGCCAGGTCAAGACACGCTTGATTTCACAAAAGTGAAGAGAGCCGAAATTCATGGATGtggatttattttgaaattacttgaTG AATTGTCTGACGAGGAATGGAAGGAGCTTGGGATGCAGAGCGGCTGA